One Desulfobulbus propionicus DSM 2032 DNA segment encodes these proteins:
- the trpB gene encoding tryptophan synthase subunit beta, which translates to MKIGYYGQWGGAFIPEVLQATFADLNRAYEAARNDALFWQEYVELMSNYSCRPTPLTFAENLTRHLGGAKIYIKREDLNHTGAHKANNVMGQGLLVKRMGKKRVIAETGAGQHGMATATMAAKFGFSCTIYMGEEDVARQRPNVFWMEKLGATVVPVVDGSRTLKDAMNEAFRDWVTSMDDTHYVIGTVCGPHPFPEMVAWFQSIIGQEAHRQILAQHGRLPDRVYACVGGGSNAMGIFQGFLAEPGVELVGVEAGGQGIATGKHAARMVAGSDASPGVAQGYKTMFLQSPEGQMRDTHSIAAGLDYVGISPILADLGEKGRVRFASATDQEVIDALSLTMRIEGIIPAMESSHAFVQAIKEAPAMRPDQAIIINMSGRGDKDIFTIAHAFDDPSWKEFIVKRAEAYK; encoded by the coding sequence ATGAAAATAGGATATTATGGACAGTGGGGCGGGGCTTTCATCCCGGAAGTCCTTCAGGCAACCTTTGCCGATCTCAACCGAGCCTACGAAGCTGCCCGGAACGATGCGTTGTTTTGGCAAGAATATGTGGAGTTGATGAGCAATTATTCCTGCCGACCAACTCCTTTGACCTTCGCCGAGAATCTAACCCGTCATCTCGGCGGTGCGAAGATCTATATCAAGCGTGAGGATCTCAATCATACCGGAGCCCACAAAGCCAACAACGTCATGGGGCAGGGGCTTTTGGTCAAGCGCATGGGCAAGAAGCGGGTCATTGCCGAAACAGGCGCCGGGCAACACGGGATGGCCACGGCCACCATGGCGGCCAAGTTCGGTTTTTCGTGCACGATCTATATGGGAGAGGAGGATGTTGCCCGCCAAAGGCCGAATGTCTTCTGGATGGAAAAGCTTGGCGCCACCGTGGTGCCGGTCGTCGATGGTTCCCGCACCCTCAAGGACGCCATGAACGAGGCCTTTCGTGATTGGGTCACCTCCATGGATGACACCCATTACGTCATCGGCACGGTCTGCGGGCCGCATCCTTTCCCGGAGATGGTGGCCTGGTTTCAGTCGATCATTGGCCAGGAAGCTCATCGACAAATTCTGGCCCAGCATGGTCGCCTGCCGGATCGCGTTTACGCCTGTGTGGGCGGCGGTTCAAATGCCATGGGTATCTTCCAGGGGTTTCTTGCTGAACCGGGTGTGGAACTGGTAGGGGTCGAGGCCGGAGGGCAAGGCATAGCCACCGGCAAGCATGCCGCGCGCATGGTCGCGGGCAGCGATGCCAGCCCAGGGGTGGCTCAAGGGTACAAGACCATGTTTCTCCAGAGTCCCGAGGGGCAGATGCGCGACACCCATTCCATCGCCGCAGGACTTGATTATGTGGGTATTTCACCTATATTGGCAGATCTTGGTGAAAAGGGGAGGGTACGGTTTGCATCGGCCACCGATCAAGAAGTAATCGATGCCCTCAGTCTGACCATGCGTATCGAGGGCATTATTCCGGCCATGGAATCTTCGCATGCCTTTGTCCAAGCCATCAAGGAGGCACCGGCCATGCGTCCTGATCAGGCAATCATCATCAACATGTCCGGCCGCGGTGACAAGGACATTTTCACCATCGCCCATGCCTTTGACGATCCTTCGTGGAAAGAGTTC